The Hyphomicrobiales bacterium genome has a window encoding:
- a CDS encoding ABC transporter substrate-binding protein, producing MRRTTSTALAAALLCGGLVQAATASTLKIQLRADIRSINPGVNRDANTDGVVLQIVEGLVAYGEDALPKPLLAEKIEISPDGKTYTFTLRQGVKFHNGAPLSAADVVWSWNRYMDPKTDWRCLSEFDGRGQVKVENVSAPNDRTVVFTLDKPSALFLSALARTDCAMTGILHKDSIKADGSFDRPIGTGPFKLGEWKRGEYIKLERFADYAALPGKIDGLTGAKRPLVDEVRFLIIPDNATAKAALLRGDIDIVPDIANTDIAELKKNDKVKTSVVTSMGLVGLIIQTRDPLLQNVKLRQAIAAAIDSKELVNAVTDGIGSPNNSIVPALSAYYGPAQKQGWAYDPAAAKKLIAEAGYKGEKIVMLANKRYPESFDAAVVAQQMLQAVGLNVEIEVLEWATQLDRYSKGNYQIQAFPYSGRMDPALSYESMTGPKDKQPRKLWDNPDVQAELDRSMIVTDRAERQKIFDGLHKRFLAEVPMVMLYNGIVGGAMSAKTKGYVSTVSSLPRAWEVTVGE from the coding sequence ATGCGCCGAACCACCTCCACCGCCCTTGCCGCCGCGCTGCTGTGCGGCGGCTTGGTCCAGGCTGCCACTGCGAGCACGCTCAAGATCCAGTTGCGCGCCGACATCCGTTCGATCAATCCCGGGGTCAATCGCGACGCCAACACCGACGGCGTCGTGCTGCAGATCGTCGAGGGGCTCGTCGCCTATGGCGAGGACGCGCTGCCCAAGCCGCTGCTGGCCGAGAAGATCGAGATATCGCCCGACGGCAAGACCTATACGTTCACGCTGCGCCAGGGCGTGAAGTTCCACAACGGTGCGCCGCTGAGCGCTGCCGACGTGGTCTGGAGCTGGAACCGCTACATGGACCCGAAGACCGACTGGCGCTGCCTCTCGGAATTCGACGGGCGCGGCCAGGTCAAGGTCGAGAATGTCTCAGCGCCGAACGACCGGACGGTGGTGTTCACGCTCGACAAGCCGAGTGCACTCTTCCTCTCCGCACTTGCCCGCACCGACTGCGCGATGACCGGCATCCTCCACAAGGATTCGATCAAGGCCGACGGCTCCTTCGACAGGCCGATCGGCACCGGCCCGTTCAAGCTCGGCGAGTGGAAGCGCGGCGAGTATATCAAGCTGGAGCGCTTCGCGGACTATGCCGCACTGCCCGGCAAGATCGACGGGCTGACCGGCGCCAAGCGGCCTCTGGTCGACGAAGTGCGCTTTCTCATCATCCCGGACAATGCCACCGCCAAGGCCGCCCTGCTGCGCGGCGACATCGACATCGTCCCCGATATCGCCAACACCGACATCGCGGAGCTGAAGAAGAACGACAAGGTCAAGACCTCCGTTGTCACCAGCATGGGTCTGGTCGGACTGATCATCCAGACCCGCGACCCGCTGCTGCAGAACGTCAAGCTGCGTCAGGCCATCGCCGCCGCGATCGACTCCAAGGAGCTGGTCAATGCCGTGACCGACGGCATCGGCTCGCCCAACAATTCGATCGTCCCGGCGCTTTCCGCCTATTACGGCCCGGCGCAGAAGCAGGGCTGGGCCTACGACCCTGCCGCCGCGAAGAAGCTGATCGCGGAGGCCGGCTACAAGGGCGAGAAGATCGTGATGCTCGCCAACAAGCGCTACCCCGAGAGCTTCGATGCCGCCGTCGTCGCCCAGCAGATGCTGCAGGCGGTCGGCCTCAACGTCGAGATCGAGGTGCTGGAATGGGCGACGCAGCTCGACCGCTACAGCAAGGGCAACTACCAGATCCAGGCCTTCCCCTATTCCGGCCGCATGGACCCGGCGCTGAGCTACGAGTCGATGACCGGCCCGAAAGACAAGCAGCCGCGCAAGCTCTGGGACAATCCGGACGTGCAGGCCGAGCTCGACAGGTCGATGATCGTGACCGACCGCGCCGAGCGCCAGAAGATCTTCGACGGGCTGCACAAGCGCTTCCTCGCCGAGGTGCCGATGGTGATGCTCTATAACGGCATCGTCGGCGGCGCGATGAGCGCCAAGACCAAGGGCTATGTCTCGACGGTGAGCTCGCTGCCGCGGGCCTGGGAAGTCACTGTCGGCGAATAG
- a CDS encoding Acyl-CoA--6-aminopenicillanic acid acyltransferase, with product MVQPCPFVDVSGSPYERGRQHGAAVPSRVKRSIELYGGQLGDLGYDAKAKSALIGEFAKEIEAFGAHYIEEMRGIADGAGVALEDVIMINARTEVIAKARMIKNRPVEVTDEHDDGCTGAIILPERSATGELIHGQNWDWRAECAETAIVLRVRRDDGPDFLTFVEAGGLARCGMNAAGISITANYLECERDFTQTGVPLALIRRKVLEQEHLAFAIKAVAATPKACSNNMMLSTVKGFGIDFECAPDEAFPIYPEDGMIVHANHWVGQIALTKVKNTSIPRVPESFYRDWRVKKLLDEAGRKLTVDDLKQAFFDDFLSPYSVCRPARPNEAGNLSATVAMVIMQPAKGIMEVAPLPAENRVFTRYSLTEDPILLAEAAE from the coding sequence ATGGTCCAGCCCTGCCCCTTCGTCGACGTTTCGGGCTCGCCCTATGAGCGCGGCCGCCAGCACGGCGCGGCCGTGCCGAGCCGCGTGAAGCGCTCGATCGAGCTCTATGGCGGCCAGCTCGGCGATCTCGGCTATGACGCCAAGGCCAAATCGGCCCTGATCGGCGAGTTTGCGAAGGAGATCGAGGCTTTCGGCGCCCACTACATCGAAGAGATGCGCGGAATCGCGGACGGCGCCGGCGTCGCGCTCGAAGACGTCATCATGATCAACGCCCGTACCGAGGTCATCGCCAAGGCGCGGATGATCAAGAACCGCCCCGTCGAAGTCACCGACGAGCACGACGACGGCTGCACCGGCGCCATCATCCTGCCGGAGCGCAGCGCCACCGGCGAATTGATCCACGGCCAGAACTGGGATTGGCGCGCCGAATGCGCCGAGACCGCGATCGTGCTGCGCGTGCGCCGCGACGACGGACCGGATTTCCTGACCTTCGTCGAGGCCGGCGGCCTCGCCCGCTGCGGCATGAACGCGGCCGGCATCTCGATTACCGCCAACTACCTCGAATGCGAGCGCGACTTCACCCAGACCGGCGTGCCGCTCGCCCTGATCCGCCGCAAGGTGCTGGAGCAGGAGCATCTCGCCTTCGCGATCAAGGCGGTGGCGGCGACGCCGAAGGCCTGCTCGAACAACATGATGCTCTCGACGGTGAAGGGCTTCGGCATCGATTTCGAATGCGCCCCGGACGAAGCCTTCCCGATCTATCCCGAGGACGGAATGATCGTCCACGCCAACCACTGGGTCGGCCAGATCGCTCTGACCAAGGTCAAGAACACCAGCATCCCGCGCGTGCCGGAGAGCTTCTACCGCGACTGGCGGGTGAAGAAGCTGCTCGACGAGGCCGGGCGCAAGCTGACGGTCGACGATCTCAAACAGGCCTTCTTCGACGATTTCCTCTCGCCTTATTCCGTCTGCCGCCCGGCCCGCCCGAACGAGGCCGGCAACCTCTCCGCCACCGTCGCTATGGTGATCATGCAACCCGCGAAGGGGATCATGGAGGTTGCGCCGCTGCCGGCCGAAAACCGCGTCTTCACTCGCTACAGCCTGACTGAGGACCCGATCCTGCTCGCCGAGGCTGCCGAGTAA
- a CDS encoding ABC transporter permease encodes MFRFALTRIAMALPTLLIVAVSVFVLIRLIPGDPAQLMLGDLATPASLADLRARLGLDQSLPVQFGIWIGNVLHGDLGQSISSQQAVLPLILQRFWISAQIVLVAVLLASLVAVPAGVIAAWKQDTPIDLGLVATATLLLSIPTFWLGLLLLLFFGLKLEWLPVVGYVSIAENPWAGILYLVMPIMTLFLHEIGVILRMARASTLEVLRLDYITHARAKGLSESAVLWRHAFKNAFGPTWTLIGLVLGNLLGGIAVVETVFTIPGLGRLLVDAIFARDYPVIQGCMLFVAFTYVLVNLVIDLCYPVFDPRVTAQ; translated from the coding sequence ATGTTTCGATTTGCGCTGACGCGGATCGCGATGGCTTTGCCGACGCTGCTGATTGTTGCAGTTTCGGTCTTCGTCCTGATCCGCCTGATTCCGGGCGATCCGGCCCAGCTGATGCTGGGCGACCTGGCGACGCCGGCGAGCCTTGCGGACCTGCGGGCGCGTCTGGGCCTCGACCAGTCGCTGCCGGTGCAGTTCGGCATCTGGATCGGCAATGTGCTGCACGGCGATTTAGGCCAGTCGATCTCGTCGCAGCAGGCCGTGCTGCCGCTGATCCTGCAGCGCTTCTGGATCTCGGCGCAGATCGTGCTCGTCGCTGTGCTGCTGGCGAGCCTTGTCGCGGTGCCGGCCGGCGTGATCGCCGCCTGGAAGCAGGATACCCCGATCGATCTCGGCCTCGTCGCGACCGCGACGTTGCTGCTCTCGATCCCGACCTTCTGGCTCGGCCTGCTCCTGCTGCTGTTCTTCGGGCTCAAGCTCGAATGGCTGCCGGTCGTCGGCTATGTCTCGATCGCCGAGAACCCCTGGGCCGGCATCCTCTACCTCGTCATGCCGATCATGACGCTGTTCCTGCACGAGATCGGCGTGATCCTGCGCATGGCCCGCGCCTCGACGCTGGAGGTGCTCCGGCTCGACTACATCACCCATGCCCGCGCCAAGGGCCTGTCGGAAAGCGCGGTGCTCTGGCGCCACGCCTTCAAGAACGCCTTCGGCCCGACCTGGACGCTGATCGGCCTCGTGCTCGGCAACCTGCTCGGCGGCATCGCGGTCGTTGAAACGGTCTTCACCATCCCCGGATTGGGCCGCTTGCTCGTCGATGCGATCTTCGCCCGCGACTACCCCGTGATCCAGGGCTGCATGCTCTTCGTCGCCTTCACCTATGTGCTGGTGAACCTCGTCATCGACCTCTGCTACCCGGTCTTCGATCCAAGGGTGACGGCCCAATGA
- a CDS encoding GntR family transcriptional regulator: protein MTSQRKRENTSTRRAVLANEIAQAIRLRAFRPGEWLRQIDLEERFQATRFDVRSALDELAVRKTIEHVPNRGYRVAEVDMKTYKEIQATRVILETAAAQGVATQIDPAGIARLAEIAAQFSAAVLTGSRTEQSEINRAFHQLLYSFCGNAVLVEMIWGLRDRERGTQMTVWSSHESLLRSDREHHAMVDALKAGDAPRLATVIAEHIATGGTRAPA from the coding sequence ATGACGTCCCAGCGGAAACGCGAAAACACCAGCACGCGGCGAGCCGTCCTCGCCAACGAGATTGCGCAGGCGATCCGGCTGCGCGCGTTCCGGCCGGGCGAATGGCTGCGCCAGATCGACCTGGAGGAGCGCTTCCAGGCGACGCGCTTCGATGTGCGCAGCGCGCTCGACGAACTCGCCGTGCGCAAGACGATCGAACATGTCCCGAACCGGGGCTATCGCGTCGCCGAGGTCGATATGAAGACCTACAAGGAGATCCAGGCGACGCGGGTCATCCTCGAGACGGCGGCTGCGCAAGGCGTCGCGACACAGATCGATCCGGCGGGGATCGCGCGGCTGGCCGAGATCGCGGCGCAGTTCTCCGCGGCGGTTCTCACCGGCAGCCGCACCGAGCAGAGCGAGATCAACCGCGCCTTCCATCAGCTGCTCTATTCCTTCTGCGGCAATGCCGTGCTGGTCGAGATGATCTGGGGTCTGCGCGATCGGGAGCGCGGCACGCAGATGACGGTGTGGAGCTCGCATGAATCGCTGCTGCGCAGCGACCGCGAGCACCATGCGATGGTCGATGCCCTGAAGGCGGGGGACGCTCCGCGCCTCGCCACCGTGATCGCGGAGCATATCGCGACGGGCGGGACGCGGGCCCCGGCTTGA
- a CDS encoding GntR family transcriptional regulator, which yields MSMPTRLQQEIAGRILQLVRDDALDEGAWLNENATARRLGVSRTPVRAALDHLAEQGIVRRHLNKGIEILKLPAARDGALPPEALDLAMVRLAHERENGLLPDEISELEVMRRYELGRPEAQKLLARLADLDMVERKPGYGWRFLHEPRDQRLRDESYRFRLLIEPMAMLEPGFRLDPGWISEMRLRHAEALERPWRESSSIAFYEMNADFHEGLAAATGNRFFHSAMRRQNQLRRLSNYDWDQGMERVRVNCTEHMGMLDHLEAGENEVASALMRSHLLRASKLTRMTKAEQAGG from the coding sequence ATGAGCATGCCGACCCGGCTGCAGCAGGAGATCGCCGGGCGCATCCTGCAACTGGTGCGGGACGATGCGCTCGATGAAGGCGCCTGGCTGAACGAGAACGCCACGGCGCGCCGTCTCGGCGTCTCGCGCACGCCGGTGCGGGCGGCGCTCGACCATCTCGCCGAGCAGGGCATCGTCCGGCGCCATCTCAACAAGGGCATCGAGATCCTGAAGCTGCCCGCCGCGCGCGACGGCGCGTTGCCGCCGGAGGCTCTCGACCTCGCCATGGTGCGACTGGCGCATGAGCGCGAGAACGGGCTGCTGCCGGACGAGATCTCGGAGCTGGAGGTGATGCGGCGCTACGAGCTCGGCCGACCGGAGGCGCAGAAGCTGCTCGCCCGCCTCGCCGATCTCGACATGGTCGAGCGCAAGCCGGGCTATGGCTGGCGCTTCCTGCACGAGCCGCGCGACCAGCGCCTGCGCGACGAGAGCTATCGCTTCCGCCTGCTGATCGAGCCGATGGCGATGCTCGAGCCCGGTTTCCGGCTCGATCCCGGCTGGATCTCCGAGATGAGGCTACGGCATGCCGAGGCGCTGGAGCGGCCATGGCGGGAATCGTCGAGCATCGCCTTCTACGAGATGAACGCCGATTTCCATGAGGGGCTGGCCGCCGCCACCGGCAACCGCTTCTTCCATTCGGCGATGCGGCGCCAGAACCAGCTCCGGCGTCTGTCGAACTATGACTGGGACCAGGGCATGGAGCGCGTGCGGGTGAACTGCACAGAGCATATGGGGATGCTCGACCATCTGGAGGCAGGCGAGAACGAGGTCGCCTCGGCGCTGATGCGCAGCCATCTGCTGCGGGCGAGCAAGCTCACGCGGATGACGAAAGCGGAGCAGGCGGGAGGTTGA
- a CDS encoding Alpha/beta hydrolase, whose translation MNAVAEQTAKPDAEAAARAKALYEYGPTSIYASKHDPRFPYCLYVPPNLGETGEKPELIVAMHGTGRGFTGYRDAFSAFARWNNCIILAPLFPIGVMGDGNRDGFKYMREGNLRYDHVLLAIVEEVSQRYGLAFERFGLFGYSGGGHFAHRFLMLQPHRLWGVSIGAPGSVTLLDPTRDWWVGTRNFPALFGQELDVPAMRKVAIQMVVGAADLETWEITHKPGGRNWMPDANHAGTNRPQRLARLRDNFTENGIAARLDLVPNTPHDGVKVVPVVEDFFAGELRRIRAARKAG comes from the coding sequence GTGAACGCCGTGGCAGAACAGACCGCCAAGCCGGATGCCGAGGCGGCCGCGCGCGCCAAGGCGCTCTACGAATACGGCCCGACCTCGATCTACGCTTCGAAGCACGATCCCCGCTTTCCCTATTGCCTCTATGTGCCGCCGAATCTCGGCGAGACCGGCGAGAAGCCAGAGCTGATCGTTGCGATGCATGGCACCGGCCGCGGCTTCACCGGCTATCGCGACGCCTTCTCCGCCTTCGCCCGCTGGAACAACTGCATCATCCTGGCCCCGCTCTTTCCGATCGGCGTGATGGGCGACGGCAATCGCGACGGCTTCAAATACATGCGCGAGGGCAATCTCCGTTACGACCATGTGCTGCTCGCCATCGTCGAGGAGGTTTCGCAGCGCTACGGCCTCGCCTTCGAGCGCTTCGGCCTGTTCGGCTATTCCGGCGGCGGCCATTTCGCCCATCGCTTCCTGATGCTGCAGCCGCACAGGCTCTGGGGCGTCTCGATCGGCGCGCCGGGCTCCGTCACCCTGCTCGATCCGACGCGCGACTGGTGGGTCGGCACGCGCAACTTCCCCGCGCTTTTCGGCCAGGAGCTCGATGTCCCGGCAATGCGGAAGGTCGCGATCCAGATGGTCGTCGGCGCCGCCGATCTCGAGACCTGGGAAATCACCCACAAGCCCGGCGGCCGCAACTGGATGCCGGACGCCAACCACGCCGGCACCAACCGGCCGCAGCGGCTGGCGCGCCTGCGCGACAACTTCACCGAGAACGGTATCGCCGCCCGCCTCGATCTGGTGCCGAACACGCCGCATGACGGGGTGAAGGTCGTGCCGGTCGTCGAGGACTTCTTCGCCGGCGAGCTCCGCCGTATCCGCGCCGCCCGCAAGGCTGGCTGA
- a CDS encoding Peptide ABC transporter substrate-binding protein: protein MKRLLVSAAALALSAGALHAQTLTAVLNADMRSSNPGVNRDDNTDTVMLHFVEGLVGYAEDGSVGPLLAEKVDVSADGKTYTFTLRKGVKFHNGAEMTSADVLWSWNRYMDPKTDWRCLSDLDGRNGLKVVSATAPDAGTFVMELNAPNALFLDTLARTDCAGTAVIHKDSVKADGSWDKPIGTGPFKLGEWKRGQSIQLIAFDQYASPKGDKRDGLIGSKRPLVKEARFMVIPDAATVKAGLMAGSLDIASVPESDVADLKPSRNLAIEIGTNPVRHSLIIQTRDPLMKNQALRQAIAAAIDFPELVGNVSNGLGKPNNSPIYLTSKFYGEAEKQGFKYDPAAAKALLQKAGYKGEKITILANKRSSVPSFNTAVIAQAMMQAAGINAEIEVLEWATQLDRYNKGNYQMQAFSYSGRFDPALGFEQISGPKDKQPRKVWEDPEALALIDKSMVVTDPAERQKIFDELHKRFVEQVPSIFTHNDIDIVAHGKRITGVTPWMSKLRLWEVAAAK from the coding sequence ATGAAACGCCTCCTTGTCTCCGCTGCCGCGCTCGCCCTCTCGGCCGGCGCGCTCCACGCCCAGACGCTGACGGCCGTGCTCAACGCCGATATGCGCTCGTCGAATCCGGGCGTGAACCGCGACGACAACACCGACACCGTGATGCTGCATTTCGTCGAAGGCCTCGTCGGCTATGCCGAGGACGGCTCTGTCGGCCCGCTGCTCGCCGAGAAGGTCGACGTTTCGGCCGACGGCAAGACCTACACCTTCACCCTGCGCAAGGGCGTGAAGTTCCACAACGGCGCCGAGATGACCTCGGCCGACGTGCTGTGGAGCTGGAACCGCTACATGGATCCGAAGACCGACTGGCGCTGCCTGTCGGATCTCGACGGCCGCAACGGGTTGAAGGTCGTCTCGGCGACGGCGCCCGACGCCGGAACCTTCGTGATGGAGCTCAACGCTCCGAACGCGCTCTTCCTCGACACGCTGGCGCGCACCGATTGCGCCGGCACCGCCGTGATCCACAAGGATTCGGTCAAGGCCGACGGCAGCTGGGACAAGCCGATCGGCACCGGCCCGTTCAAGCTCGGCGAATGGAAGCGCGGCCAGTCGATCCAGCTCATCGCCTTCGACCAATACGCCTCGCCCAAGGGCGACAAGCGCGACGGGCTGATCGGCTCGAAGCGCCCGCTGGTCAAGGAAGCCCGCTTCATGGTCATCCCGGATGCGGCGACGGTGAAGGCCGGCCTGATGGCCGGCTCGCTCGACATCGCCTCGGTGCCGGAATCGGACGTGGCTGATCTCAAGCCCAGCCGGAACCTCGCCATCGAGATCGGCACCAACCCGGTCCGCCACAGCCTGATCATCCAGACGCGCGACCCGCTCATGAAGAACCAGGCCCTGCGCCAGGCGATCGCCGCCGCGATCGACTTCCCCGAGCTGGTCGGCAATGTCTCGAATGGCCTCGGCAAGCCCAACAACTCGCCGATCTACCTGACCTCGAAATTCTACGGCGAGGCGGAGAAGCAGGGCTTCAAATACGACCCCGCCGCCGCCAAGGCCCTGCTGCAGAAGGCCGGCTACAAGGGCGAAAAGATCACGATCCTCGCCAATAAGCGCTCCTCGGTGCCGAGCTTCAACACCGCCGTCATCGCCCAGGCGATGATGCAGGCGGCCGGCATCAATGCCGAGATCGAGGTGCTGGAGTGGGCGACGCAGCTCGACCGCTACAACAAGGGCAACTACCAGATGCAGGCCTTCTCCTATTCGGGCCGCTTCGACCCGGCGCTGGGCTTCGAGCAGATCTCCGGCCCGAAGGACAAGCAGCCGCGCAAGGTCTGGGAAGACCCGGAGGCGCTCGCCCTGATCGACAAGTCGATGGTGGTGACCGATCCGGCCGAGCGCCAGAAGATCTTCGACGAGCTGCACAAGCGCTTCGTCGAGCAGGTGCCGAGCATCTTCACCCATAACGACATCGACATCGTCGCCCATGGCAAGCGCATCACCGGCGTCACGCCCTGGATGTCGAAGCTGCGCCTCTGGGAGGTCGCCGCCGCCAAGTGA
- the gsiA gene encoding glutathione ABC transporter ATP binding subunit GsiA, with protein MNTTAAPLLDVAGLTLKIGMTGRTVVNDVSFQVFPGEIVGIVGESGSGKTLAARAVMGFIPPAIALTSGTIRFDGQDVMTMSGKDLRAMRGSRVGMVFQEPMTSLNPSMLIGRQLDEGLALHRKLDASQRRALILDMLKRVGLRDPEGALAAYPHQFSGGMRQRIMLASVMLLKPALLLADEPTTALDAVVQRDVMELMVDLTKANDTAVLLISHDLGMVARYCSRIVVMCQGDVVEQGNSEDILARPQHPYTRKLLSAMPHRLPARLLPEAKTPIVAVRDLVVEYPGRQGFFRKEQAKRALHGISLDVQPGEVVAVVGGSGSGKTTLGQSIAGLVKPAGGEIRFNGKPITRSETAYWDYRLNCQMVFQDPYSSLDPRMTIGQLVAEPLRLVSDMTPGDRKARVAEVLAEVGLKDGFAERYPHELSGGQRQRIAIARAIVRRPSFVIADEPVSALDVTVRAQVLELFDELQKKHGFSCLFISHDLGVVEQVADRVIVMQDGRIVEEGPRDAIFDNPQHAYTRKLLAAVPGLESTGDGGVRLFWRLGEAEATA; from the coding sequence ATGAACACCACCGCAGCTCCCCTTCTCGACGTCGCCGGCCTCACGCTGAAGATCGGCATGACCGGCCGCACCGTCGTCAACGACGTCTCCTTCCAGGTATTCCCGGGCGAGATCGTCGGCATCGTCGGCGAATCCGGCTCGGGCAAGACGCTGGCGGCGCGGGCCGTGATGGGCTTCATCCCGCCCGCGATCGCTCTCACCTCCGGCACGATCCGCTTCGACGGGCAGGATGTGATGACGATGTCGGGCAAGGACCTGCGCGCCATGCGTGGCTCCCGCGTCGGCATGGTCTTCCAGGAGCCGATGACCTCGCTCAACCCCTCGATGCTGATCGGGCGCCAGCTCGACGAGGGGCTGGCGCTACACCGCAAGCTCGACGCATCCCAGCGCCGGGCGCTGATCCTCGACATGCTCAAGCGTGTTGGGTTGCGCGATCCCGAAGGCGCGCTCGCCGCCTATCCGCACCAGTTCTCGGGCGGCATGCGCCAACGCATCATGCTGGCCTCGGTGATGCTGCTGAAACCGGCCCTGCTACTGGCCGACGAGCCGACCACCGCGCTCGACGCCGTCGTGCAGCGCGACGTGATGGAGTTGATGGTCGATCTGACCAAGGCCAACGACACCGCCGTCCTGCTGATCTCACATGATCTCGGCATGGTCGCGCGCTATTGCAGCCGTATCGTCGTGATGTGCCAGGGCGACGTGGTCGAGCAGGGCAACAGTGAGGATATCCTCGCCCGGCCGCAGCACCCCTATACCCGCAAGCTGCTCTCCGCGATGCCGCATCGGCTGCCGGCGCGCCTCCTTCCGGAAGCGAAGACGCCGATCGTCGCGGTCCGCGACCTCGTCGTCGAATATCCCGGCCGGCAGGGCTTCTTCCGCAAGGAGCAGGCCAAGCGCGCCTTGCACGGCATCAGCCTCGACGTGCAGCCGGGCGAGGTCGTCGCCGTGGTCGGGGGCTCGGGCTCGGGCAAGACGACGCTCGGCCAGTCGATCGCCGGCCTCGTCAAGCCGGCCGGCGGCGAGATCCGCTTCAACGGCAAGCCGATCACCAGAAGCGAGACCGCCTATTGGGACTACCGGCTGAACTGCCAGATGGTGTTCCAGGACCCTTATTCCTCGCTCGATCCGCGCATGACCATCGGCCAGCTCGTGGCCGAGCCCTTGCGGCTGGTGTCGGACATGACTCCGGGCGACAGGAAGGCGCGCGTCGCCGAGGTTCTGGCCGAAGTCGGGCTCAAGGACGGCTTCGCCGAGCGCTATCCGCACGAACTCTCCGGCGGCCAGCGCCAGCGCATCGCCATCGCCCGCGCGATCGTGCGCCGGCCGAGCTTCGTCATCGCCGACGAGCCGGTCTCCGCGCTGGACGTCACGGTCCGCGCGCAGGTGCTCGAACTCTTCGACGAGCTGCAGAAGAAGCACGGCTTCTCCTGCCTGTTCATCAGCCATGATCTCGGCGTGGTCGAGCAGGTCGCCGACCGCGTCATCGTCATGCAGGACGGCCGCATCGTCGAGGAAGGCCCGCGCGACGCCATCTTCGACAACCCGCAGCATGCCTATACCCGCAAGCTGCTAGCCGCGGTGCCAGGCCTCGAAAGCACCGGCGATGGCGGCGTCAGGCTGTTCTGGAGGCTGGGTGAGGCGGAAGCTACGGCCTGA
- the gsiD gene encoding glutathione ABC transporter membrane subunit GsiD: MKLPAPNAIVGGTLIGILLLTAGTGALWTPYDPLKLSFREKLAAPSALHWLGTDEFGRDVLSRLMAGAATSVWISILTVTLAVVLGTLIGLFSGYMRGWTDRIIMAFNDALLAFPGILLALGLLAVVGANKYGIIVALGIAYTPSVARVVRGTVLSLREREFIAASRVMGNSEAFTMARHILPNCIAPLTVLATSMFGYVLLAESALSFLGLGVPPPAPTWGNMLAGSRPYIGQAVWLGIFPGLAISLTLLGINLLGDAVRDRLDPRMRGSR; the protein is encoded by the coding sequence ATGAAACTCCCCGCCCCCAACGCGATCGTCGGCGGCACGCTGATCGGCATCCTGCTTCTGACCGCCGGCACCGGCGCGCTCTGGACGCCCTATGATCCGCTCAAGCTCTCCTTCCGCGAGAAGCTGGCCGCGCCTTCGGCTCTGCACTGGCTCGGCACCGACGAGTTCGGTCGCGACGTGCTCTCGCGCCTGATGGCGGGGGCTGCGACCTCGGTCTGGATCAGCATCCTGACCGTAACGCTCGCGGTGGTGCTCGGCACGCTGATCGGCCTGTTCTCGGGCTATATGCGCGGCTGGACCGACCGCATCATCATGGCCTTCAACGACGCGCTGCTCGCCTTCCCCGGCATCCTGCTGGCGCTCGGCCTGCTCGCGGTGGTCGGTGCCAACAAATACGGCATCATCGTCGCGCTCGGCATCGCCTATACGCCCTCGGTCGCCCGCGTCGTGCGCGGCACCGTGCTTTCGCTGCGCGAGCGCGAGTTCATCGCGGCCTCGCGCGTGATGGGCAATTCCGAGGCCTTCACCATGGCCCGCCACATCCTGCCGAACTGCATCGCGCCGCTGACCGTGCTCGCGACCTCGATGTTCGGCTATGTGCTGCTGGCCGAGAGCGCGCTCTCCTTCCTCGGTCTGGGCGTGCCGCCGCCGGCCCCGACCTGGGGCAACATGCTGGCGGGTTCGCGGCCCTATATCGGTCAGGCGGTCTGGCTCGGCATCTTCCCGGGTCTCGCCATCTCGCTGACGCTGCTCGGCATCAACCTGCTCGGCGACGCCGTGCGCGACAGGCTCGACCCGCGGATGAGGGGCTCGCGATGA